aatgttctgtttttgttctgctttAATTGTGACTAGTGTACCAACACAGTGGCAGTAATAACACAGCATAACAACCCACCTATTTAACAGATGACTTAATTGTAGAGGTCCGAGCTGTTAAACAACCAGCCAGTCATTCCGCGCACCAGAGGATCtttgttttgtgatttattaATTACTTGTTTTTACACATTCAAAGGCTGTCGGtaatctttgtttgtttgtttgtttgtttgtttgtttgtttgtttgtttgtttgtttgtttgtttgtttgtttgtgtgtgtgtgtgtgtgtgtgtgtgtgtgtgtgtgtgtgtgtgtgtgtgtgtgtgtgtgtgtgtgtgtgtgtgtgtgtgtgtgtgtgtgtgtgtgtgtgtgtgtgtgtgtgtgtgtgtgtgtgtgtgtgtgtgtgtgtgtgtgtgtgtgtgtgtgtgtgtgtgtgtgtgtgtgtgtgcgtgcgtgcagcAAATGCGTCGTACAGGAAACAAGGATGAGAACAAGAGGATCCTGATGGACCTGGATGTGGTACTGAAGAGTCATGACTGCCCTTACATCATCCAGTGCTACGGCGCCATAGTTACCAACGTGAGTGTCCCCAAAATACCTTACCGTCTTTATTCTTGACAACAAAATAGTAGCAATATAGTAAAGTATATTAGCATGCAATGTGACtgcttttactcttaaatgtcAGTGGACTCCCCTGTGGTACCTCCTGAATAGCGGTGTAAGAAAATATCTGGAGACCTTTGACCTCTCACCTTGAGATATCTGAATGAAAAAGCGTTCTACGAGTATCCATGCAGTTCGGAGCAAAAAACATGCAGTTTTTCCTATGCAGTACAAATGTGTTCTGCAAACTCCGACCCCTAAACACTCTTTGAGTTGTATAAATTGGGTATTACTGGAAAGCTAAGACTCTTGTGGATTTAATGAGATTAATTGTATTCATGTATGATTATGTTAGTCCCCATAGTAGCTATTTCATTGTATTGAGACCATTTTTTTGGAACTTAACCTCactattaaaatatattattattataaaaaattatattgcaatataatgAGTCATAACCACGACTGTAACCCCTGTATCACAATACTTATCGTAACCCCTGTATCAAATATGCAGCCCTACCCCTGACTTTAACTGCTAATGGCTGgataaatatgtgtttgtgtttgtgtacagacGGATGTATTCATTGCCATGGAGCTGATGGGAACGTGTGCTGAGAAGCTGAAGAAGAGAATCCAGGGCCCCATCCCAGAGCGAATCCTTGGAAAGATGACAGTGGCAGTAAGTGGGAGAAACAAACAGATGGGAAAGTGTAACACTGCTCACTTGATTGTTCTCATATTCTTACTGAGTGTATGTTTCTGCTCCAGATAGTGAAGGCGTTGCTGTACCTGAAAGAGAAACACGGTGTCATCCACCGAGACGTCAAACCCTCCAACATCCTCCTGGACGACAAAGGTCAGATCAAACTGTGCGACTTCGGCATCAGCGGACGCCTCGTTGACTCCAAGGCCAAGACCCGCAGCGCCGGCTGTGCTGCCTACATGGCGGTGAGTGAAAACCCACACACTCTACACTCAAAACTCTACAAGTATCTCACACACAAAGTTACCACCTTCTGTctaacaatacaatacaaaaaaagatgtatgaCACAAATTGATTCCCTAAATAGAGTGCTTCCTGTTCTTGAATCCTTTTAGCCTGAGAGAATAGACCCTCCAGATCCCACCAAACCTGACTATGACATCCGAGCAGACGTGTGGAGCCTTGGCATCTCTCTGGTAAAACTGCTTTCATTTTATGACCATAAAATAAGTGTACTTGTTCTTAAAGTAGGTCCTGGGTAATCCTGCGGTGCCATAAGAGTTCCCAGTTCTTACACTGTAACATTTGAGCATTGTTTCttctacatttcatttcattaagaaaattattattattttacatgtttaaataacagtttttttatgtgtaaaaatggaagaaatatgcaacacatttcaaaatcatGCAATCATGTTGTAATGCACAGCGTGATGAGGTGATTGATAACATTTGGCAGCGAGTAATGACGGAGGGCCATGGCCTAAAAAGTTTTTTATGTGATCAAAATTgtgaattttgtattttatgtatttaagaaacgaacaaataacaaataattacaaacaacacactgagacGGAGAACGCGTTCCCGGGCCAAAAAACTaagaagaataataataaagagagacaagacaacacacaaacacctgcacAAGGCCACATTCCGGACCTCACGAATTCAGATTGTTCTGCCAAGTGTCCAGAGTCTTTCCCAGCGCTCCATGCATGCGCGCCATGGAGAGTTCCATGCATACTACTTCCAAATAGGAAAGGGTCCACATGTGCATACAGAGGTtgtgaggtggtttccaacagGGGCCCAAAAACTTAAGGAGCAACTGTAGTTTTCATTTCATCAGTATGACGTGGATATTTTTACAATAAGATAAAGCAgctcaacatttgttttatgaCATTAGCATATGGTCTTTAACTGCCATCATAGTGCTCTGATGTGCTGACCTCAGACTAGCCTTCACAACCGGGGCGTGCTAGAGCTTATCATGACGTTTGAAAgccattttgacagtttttttgtttttgtttttttttaagtcagaaATGTTTTGTCATATCTGAAATTTCAGTTGTAGTCTCATCCATTCTTCTGCAGCTGTGAACAGAGCGCATGTTCAAGTTAGAGAAGAGAACTCACAGAACATTCACTGAACATGGATggagaaaaacactgacaagAACAATTCATTATGAATTACTAGTTTTCTTCCTTGTTAGTAAAACAAACGTCCTGGTTGGagtttattattactatttttaagtttgggtaaaaaaataaatccatggACAACAGCATAGGCTGCTTTGGGGAATACATGACCCTTTGCACAAGTTAATATAATCATATAAGACAAGGTGGTGTTGCTTTATTGACAGTGGAAGGGTTAATGTGTCCTTGTGTCCTCTAGGTGGAGCTGGCCACGGGACAGTTTCCCTACAAGAACTGCAAGACAGACTTTGAGGTTCTGACCAAAGTGCTGCAGGAAGATCCTCCTCTGCTGCCCCTCGGCATGGGTTTCTCCCTCGACTTCCAGTCCTTCGTTAAAGACTGGTGAGTACGACTCTCACTCTGATACTGATCCAGTCAGAGCTCTCAGGTCATCAGATGGTGGTTTTCGAACTGGACATAGAATAAGATTCAGTTCTAGTGAAGGTGCTAAATGACCCGACATCTATCACAACTGTTTCCACGTTCAAGAGTatactgaaaatgttttatcagGGTTACATGTTTACTTACTATGTGCGTGTGTCAGAGGTTTGCTTCTCTGCCTGAATCCGATTGGGCCCTACCCAGACTGTGATTTCTCTAAATTTACGTGGCCTTGATACGGGTAAGGTGTGTGTTAatctccctgtgttttttttttttttcggtttCTTTTATGCAGACCTGATAGTCAGTGTAATGAATAATATATGGgctgtttacgtgtgtgtgtgtgtgtgtgtgtgtttgcgcgtgcgtgcgtgcgatcACATAAATAGATTAAAAAGCACACTGGTATAGATTATTGACTAGGTGTGTCCCAGACTTAGAATTTTCATAGTCGAATCAGAAGTCTTATCAACTAATCGTCGAATCATGCGGGTGGGAGTGAGTGAAacttaaattattttcaaacaagACTAGCTCGCTCCTCCCCCCACCTCATCTcgtcctctctccctcccttccgtACTTTCACGCACTAACCCCACCTCCCCCACCAAATCCTTTCAGTTATTGGTTGGAAAGCTGGaatgtttggtggtgcaggttggcacagtttgtttttgttggcatttgTAGAGCCtcggctgtctacagagactgagggcacaggcagctagcagataacGAGGAgttgtttgctgtatgtgacaaaaaatattttagcctaaaaaatgtgtgacatcgcttagCTCCTTTAAAACCTTCTATTCAATTCATTTAAAGCTGTACTGAAGAGTTTCactctcccccatgaggaattaaTTGATTAAGAactaatgacaacaaaactgtcggcgcaGGCACataatacaagccttccattcttgtattttatttattttaatcatgtCACTGTCTATGTAATGAAATTGCCTTAACTTgctttaaaatcttttaaaattcaCAGCCTCACAAAGGATCACAGAAAAAGGCCAAAATACCACACGCTGCTGGTAAGACACCAGTCATAATGATGAACAAACATTTGGTTGAGATTCACCagaactacccaattgtaaaaatataacTAAACATTCTCCCTCCTTCTGTATCGCTTTGTCCGTTTCCCTCAACCAGGAGCATAATTTCATCCGCCGTTACGAGGTGTTGGAGGTGGACGTGGCCGGTTGGTTCCAGACGGTGATGGATCGAACCGAGTCGCCTCGCAGCAGCCAGTGTTACAGCCATCAGCACCAGCTCCACTCCCTCTTCAGTAGGTAGCCTAGCCCAGCCCGGCGTTAGCTTAGCCAGACGCTAGTCTTGCCTAGCTTTAGCTTTGCCAAGCCCAGACAGTCTGTCCTAGTCAAGCCCAGCGTTAGCAGCTAAGCGTAGCGTTAAACCCAGCCTGTCTGGCCAACTGTCCCCCGGAGAACCTGAAGAGCccagggaggagggggagagacagagatggagtgATTGACGGAGACATGgactgatggatggatgacacAGGTGGTTCTGTTTGTCAATGTGTTGAATCTGGACAGGCAGACATGGgaaggagggggagagaaaTAGGTGCACACTGCAGTTAGCTTCATTTGTTTACACACTGTTGCGTCTCGTCACACTATCATATCAAGTCACACATGACGGTGTGtaacagccacacacactcacatacaaacTGTGTGTCTAATTTGTATGTTTCTCTACATTTCATCCACTTTTCATTAGTTTCTCACCAACATGTCATTCTCCAGCATTGATCCAAGCCGTTGGAGAAGTCAACAGAGTAGTCACTACACACTGGATTAAAGCATCTGCTACATTAGCAAACCTGAATCTCTATTGTACATAAACGTTCTGGAGGGCAAGACGATGTCCGGTGCAATTCTGATTCTTCAGGTGTTTCTATTATCACACATTCTCAGGCTGCAGAAGAGCTAAGAGAAGTGtccgtgtgtgcgtgcgtgtgcgtgtgcgtgtgcgtgtgcgtgtgcgtgtgtatgtgtgtgtgtgtgtgtgtgtgttgctatttttaacTTCACACTACAGCTGTAATACAAACCACAATTAATTAATCTGTTAAATGTGCTTCATTTGTAATATGTAAGGATAGTAACTGTTATTAACGTTTGAGTATCCGTCATTGTATTTAGCAGCTGCACAAttggaaaaacattgaaaaagactttaaaaaaatagtgttgcattttagttttttagaaaatgagaatcacttagataaaataaaagagatgtAGGGATACTAAGAAGAGAAGGGATACATTTAAAAGGAGAAGGAGATTTTTTCTCGAGGTGtaggagagaaaagcagagaaagtagAAGTAGGGAGTTGTACTCTCGATGGCGTTTTGGAAGCTTGAATAACTGTTACAAGTGTGAGAAACGAGAGAGAGCTTGCTGGTACAAATGGGAGCAGAGTGTTTTTTCATCGAGATGGCCAAGAACAGGATCTTATCTTGTACTAAAAATATGAGTGGGGTAGATCTTATTACCTGTGGAGCATTTCTTTACTCTCGGTTGGTCTACCTCTCCGTCCACCTGTCTTTCTGCCTCTTCTGTTAGGTGTGATCTAGTGCTCCACAGTGTTACCGGACCAAAGGCTGTGCGTAGGTTGTTGTTCATGGAGGCCAAGAGATTTAGACCTGCTCCTGCAAAAATTAAGAGAACTCGCAGACAAGTCTTGATAAAGCATGTTTTCTTATGTTTCAAGAACCTAGAGCAGGGGTCTCAAACTACTAGACTAAGGCCCCATCTGGCCCATGTTTAGAAGTGATTCTTGAACTGATTGACACAattcagtttgttgttttgtcttatcAGTAAAGGTTTTTAGTATTTATAGTCTTTATTATCAATGTCTCTCAATCACTAATCAtctaattattttcttaatcattcagtaagaaaaatgtttctaaaacctAATGCTTTTCAGTTTGCATTGTCTAAGACAGAGAATAGCAGCAATCCGCCTATTTGAAATGCTGAAACCTATAATTTGTTTGGCAGTTATGGAAAAACAATTCATCAATTTATCGATCAAAATTGTTGTAGATTAATTTTCTCATCAATCTagtaattgattaatcaaataATCTTACCTATCTACCCTAAGATCAACAGCAGTCATATTTAGCCTAACACAATTGACACCTAATTCTccttttaaaaccccaaaataaaGGTTGATTTGGAGCACAGACTAATTTATTTCAAGAGACAGTTGACTATTTTTCGTATTGGTTTTAATGAGGCAGTTGTATCAGTTCTTTGCGCATACAATCTGAAGCAGCATTAGGGTTAGTGTTTAAGCAGTTAACTAGGAGAAAGCAACCTGGCCAATGGGGCCAAGCTAATTTGAATTTGAGACCCCTGAACTAGAGAATTGTTAAGATAAAATCAAGTGAGTCAGGCTTGATAAACAAGGCAAACCTGATCTGGTCAGTATGTTTGAAACTGGGATGTGTAGATATACGTAATCAGCGCAGGTCTTTAGAGACGGACTGGCTGGAGTCCCTCTGCCCCCCCATCCCACCTCTTGACAGGGCCACAGCCAACGGCTGCTAGATGTGCAGACTCAAACCTCCCACACCCGGACACGCACCAAACCAAATCACTGCTAGACACAGAGAACTGAGAAATGGCAACGATAGAGAGAGGAAGCTGTTAAGTGtcggagagtgagagagggatcAAGGAATGTTGTCAAGATGGCAGAAAAGATGAGTGAAAATCAAATGTCAGGAAAATGAGAGGAGAATATGGAGTGAGGTGAGAAGGAAGACTGGGAGTATTAAGAAGGTGTGattgtaaattaaagaaaagtcaGATACAAACTGGAGTTGGATGACAAGAAGTAAGTGTTCGAATGAGGAGGAGAGATTTAACAGGGAAGGAAAACATCGGCCTGAGTGCTGAGCTCTGAGGCTAGCtggttgttgtaaaaaaaaaaagctttcatgGTGTTACACCAACTTACCAATTATGATTTTAGCGAGTGAGTTAGTGTGTTGTGTTGATGATGTTTACTGTTCTTTtcaaactgttatttatttacattgctactgctgctgctacttttTATTGCTTTAGACGCTGCTGTCACTTCTTTTCCCCAaaggtcaaatacttattttctccttttttttttaagccaaataAGTGAAATAATGCAATGTCCACACGTGTTACCAAATACAGAGCAAGTCTGAAGAGTGCAAAAGCAAGTGAGTGACTGATTAGATGAGAAAGTGCAGGGAGGTTGGCTTCACAAAACGTtctaacacaaaatataaacacaccTCACCTCAAATGTAGCTCTATGTGTTATAGAAGTAGTCAATCATGTATGTCCTGGCGTCACACTAAACTGTAAAGTGTAGATAGGATTAGTGGGAATGTCTGTCCAGATGCTTTCGTCACATCCATCCTTCACTCCGCCCATCAATCCCTCCATCTGTCCACAGGTTGCCTGCAAACTTGACAACCTTGACGGTTTCCACCAAAGGTGTCCACAActcaacaaaaatatgatgtgttgttattgttatgaCTATTGTTTATGACCTTATAATTGATTACCCTCAGCTATAATATATATGAATTCTCTCTATAGCTAGTGGGAGAGGGTGAcaggggtgggggtgtgggaCGCTGTAGTATAGCAGTGCCATGTGTgtgtcatatactgtacaggGGGAGACTGGTGCACTAACACAAGACGAGCAAGCATTAAAAGCAGCTTCATCCTTCTACTCAGTGAATTGACTCACTTTGGACCTGCATCAGGAAGTAAATCCAACCTGGTCTGGCTGTGTCTGGGCTTTACTGTGCCCCTGAACATGAGCAATCCTGGATAACTGgtgtcacacagctgtttatcACCTGGCTCTGTTAACTCTGGGATCTCCAATCCAGCCATGAGGGTGTTCATGTGAATGAGTTCTTAATCGTAAGTCAATCAAATGTTACATCACCTAACCAATGAGCGGAGGACTTACTATGACACAGGTTTACTAACAATTAGGTTAGTGCAGCAGCAAACATTGATGTGATTCAACTGAAATAGAAAATCCTTACATAACTACAGAATAATAAGGTTTAATAGGAGTGTGTAGGGTATTTTAAAAGGGATATCTCCGACAAATTAGGAAATCCGGGCCTGTGCTGCTTTgattgtaatcttttttttttctttaggattttttttcccaacttAAGACGCTTCCACCAGTACCACAGAAGGCATAATACTACTGATGAGTAAACTAAACTTTCTGTGTAAAAAGTGAGGTGTCAATTTAAGAGTTGTTGTGGATAAAGTAGGTGAAAGTTATTTTTCCAGTGTATCAGTATTAATATGAAGCTATTATGCTCTACCATAAAGCTGTGTAGTGTAGTCAATTAAATCTCTTCAACTGCCCCTTTTTAAACTCATAGTGGAGACattgttgtgttaaaaaaaaactctaaactTATGGGAATCAAAGTAACTCCATTGATACAGTAAGACACTATGTATGCCTGTCTCTTATTACTTCTTACTTGAATATGAACTCTGTACTATCTTTTCTGAATATTGACTCCATGTTTCCGGTGATCTGATTGGGCAGCAGATCAATTTGTTGGCAGGTTTGGATCTTCTGAAGTTAACTTTGCTGTAGAggttaccatggagatttacCCTGGTTAAACACGAGCCAGCTTTGTGATACCAGTAAACCTGAGTTCAGCCCAAAGACAGCTCATGTCACTTCGTGATGCAGGCCCTTAAGCGGATGTGGCGGTGAGCTGGCACAGCTCCGTCAGTTCAGCTTCTGTCTGGTTTTACACTGAAGACCTGAAATTTAGCTTCCATCAGTAGACGGGGACTTATATTGTTGGTCGTCCTGCTCTTGTAAAACCTGCGGATGACAGGATTCAGATGTGATCATGACAGATCTCCTCAGCCTCCCTGTTAAAACCTTCTTATAGAGACGTGGATCTGGTGCTTAGTATCCAGCAGCTGTACTGCACTGCCAGTGCAGCCTCAGGTGAACTACTCCATTGGTGCAGTTTCAACAAGAGTTGGGGCAACCCATTCTCACTACAACATTCACTGttcaaactctgtgtgtgtgtgtgtgtgtctgaacacAAAGCTGTGCTCAGTCTCCCACTGTCAAGGTTCGCCGTTATTGAGCTGATGTGTATTTTCCT
The sequence above is drawn from the Etheostoma cragini isolate CJK2018 chromosome 2, CSU_Ecrag_1.0, whole genome shotgun sequence genome and encodes:
- the map2k7 gene encoding dual specificity mitogen-activated protein kinase kinase 7 isoform X3, whose protein sequence is MSSLEQRLSRIEEKLKQENEDARRRIDLNIDMSPQRPRPRPIIVIQLSPAPAPSQRAALQLPLAKDGGSRSSSSESSPQHHTYPSRPRHMLTLPTPPYSLPKSLENAEIDQKLQEIMKQTGYLKIDGQRYPAEVTDLISEGEIGSGTCGQVFKVRFKKTGHVIAVKQMRRTGNKDENKRILMDLDVVLKSHDCPYIIQCYGAIVTNTDVFIAMELMGTCAEKLKKRIQGPIPERILGKMTVAIVKALLYLKEKHGVIHRDVKPSNILLDDKGQIKLCDFGISGRLVDSKAKTRSAGCAAYMAPERIDPPDPTKPDYDIRADVWSLGISLVELATGQFPYKNCKTDFEVLTKVLQEDPPLLPLGMGFSLDFQSFVKDCLTKDHRKRPKYHTLLEHNFIRRYEVLEVDVAGWFQTVMDRTESPRSSQCYSHQHQLHSLFLTGPQPTAARCADSNLPHPDTHQTKSLLDTEN
- the map2k7 gene encoding dual specificity mitogen-activated protein kinase kinase 7 isoform X1, which gives rise to MSSLEQRLSRIEEKLKQENEDARRRIDLNIDMSPQRPRPRPIIVIQLSPAPAPSQRAALQLPLAKDGGSRSSSSESSPQHHTYPSRPRHMLTLPTPPYSLPKSLENAEIDQKLQEIMKQTGYLKIDGQRYPAEVTDLISEGEIGSGTCGQVFKVRFKKTGHVIAVKQMRRTGNKDENKRILMDLDVVLKSHDCPYIIQCYGAIVTNTDVFIAMELMGTCAEKLKKRIQGPIPERILGKMTVAIVKALLYLKEKHGVIHRDVKPSNILLDDKGQIKLCDFGISGRLVDSKAKTRSAGCAAYMAPERIDPPDPTKPDYDIRADVWSLGISLVELATGQFPYKNCKTDFEVLTKVLQEDPPLLPLGMGFSLDFQSFVKDCLTKDHRKRPKYHTLLEHNFIRRYEVLEVDVAGWFQTVMDRTESPRSSQCYSHQHQLHSLFSR
- the map2k7 gene encoding dual specificity mitogen-activated protein kinase kinase 7 isoform X2 codes for the protein MSSLEQRLSRIEEKLKQENEDARRRIDLNIDMSPQRPRPRPTLQLPLAKDGGSRSSSSESSPQHHTYPSRPRHMLTLPTPPYSLPKSLENAEIDQKLQEIMKQTGYLKIDGQRYPAEVTDLISEGEIGSGTCGQVFKVRFKKTGHVIAVKQMRRTGNKDENKRILMDLDVVLKSHDCPYIIQCYGAIVTNTDVFIAMELMGTCAEKLKKRIQGPIPERILGKMTVAIVKALLYLKEKHGVIHRDVKPSNILLDDKGQIKLCDFGISGRLVDSKAKTRSAGCAAYMAPERIDPPDPTKPDYDIRADVWSLGISLVELATGQFPYKNCKTDFEVLTKVLQEDPPLLPLGMGFSLDFQSFVKDCLTKDHRKRPKYHTLLEHNFIRRYEVLEVDVAGWFQTVMDRTESPRSSQCYSHQHQLHSLFSR